A window from Terriglobales bacterium encodes these proteins:
- a CDS encoding VWA domain-containing protein, producing the protein MRVLRVAIIALALLASSSAQEKPETTFKVDVKLVNVFVTVTDPQGAPIGNLAKNDFSLSEDGVPQKIAVFSKESQLPLSIVLAIDASSSTRKDIRLELEAARRFIHSMIRPQDAVALFSFATYVNELTPFTAKLHQVDSAINEVRVGGATSLYDAVYLGAKALVNREGRKVLVLITDGGDTASSIDYREALRAAQQSEALVYSLIDVPVEASAGRNTGGEHALIQISNDTGGKYYYASSVPQLDKAFEQISDELRTQYLLAYYPVARRAASDFRQIDVNAHPHDLPEAQGSDGGDKLIVRARRGYYTSKLE; encoded by the coding sequence ATGAGAGTGTTGCGTGTGGCGATCATCGCCTTGGCCCTCCTCGCTTCCTCGAGCGCTCAGGAGAAGCCCGAGACCACTTTCAAGGTTGATGTAAAGCTGGTGAACGTATTTGTTACGGTCACTGACCCGCAGGGCGCGCCCATCGGCAATCTTGCGAAGAATGACTTCAGTCTCAGCGAGGATGGAGTCCCCCAAAAGATTGCCGTCTTCAGCAAAGAATCCCAGCTCCCACTATCGATTGTGTTGGCGATCGACGCCAGTTCGAGCACGCGCAAAGACATTCGCCTCGAGCTCGAAGCCGCCCGCCGATTCATTCATTCCATGATCCGCCCACAGGACGCGGTCGCTCTCTTCAGCTTCGCAACCTACGTGAACGAGTTGACGCCGTTCACTGCAAAGCTCCATCAGGTCGACAGTGCGATTAATGAAGTGCGAGTCGGCGGTGCTACTTCTCTCTACGACGCGGTCTATCTAGGGGCTAAAGCGCTTGTGAATCGCGAAGGGCGCAAGGTGCTTGTGCTAATTACCGACGGAGGCGATACCGCGAGCAGCATCGACTATAGGGAGGCTCTCCGCGCGGCACAGCAGTCGGAGGCGCTGGTTTACAGCCTTATCGACGTGCCGGTCGAGGCGAGCGCAGGCCGTAATACAGGTGGAGAGCATGCGCTCATTCAAATCTCGAACGACACCGGCGGAAAGTATTACTACGCCTCAAGCGTTCCACAACTCGATAAAGCGTTCGAGCAGATTAGCGATGAGCTGCGAACCCAGTACCTGCTGGCCTACTATCCCGTGGCCCGTCGCGCAGCTTCGGATTTTCGCCAGATCGATGTTAACGCCCATCCGCACGATCTGCCCGAGGCTCAGGGAAGCGACGGTGGGGACAAGCTGATTGTCCGCGCCCGGCGTGGTTATTACACGTCA